One Polaribacter sp. KT25b DNA segment encodes these proteins:
- a CDS encoding ATP-binding protein, with protein sequence MINKRLLIKNLLSHNDENSFYDKKQKLSLSTKDGKAKFLKHICALSNSNPENNSYIVIGIEDEENKIIGVDFYDDSKIQNLVNAYLKNPPKIEYENVPFPRLPRHKVIGLVTIHPNNKITSLLKNAWKYRKGTTFYRRGSNSIPANSNFELLNTNKEIVAAIEKNARNNIELTLDGVFDFINNHKTEYNPKYKVFNEQFVLCWAGEKKVLNGEEFFSRVDIELINEQVKLFFSALDDVQISFNNHSFIVTEFIYLGLEKQEKLYPLEKTIINFKNNGKHDIIKEFLFQPPKFDGTIIQHIFLNNKAIIKKIEKGIPLSVTEHEDVLRLPTNSLICFLYGFLDAADLLKNAKDYIKNLDDKTTYISYKEALRVIRKVKYG encoded by the coding sequence ATGATTAACAAACGCTTACTTATTAAAAATCTACTTTCTCACAATGATGAGAACAGTTTTTATGATAAAAAGCAAAAATTATCATTAAGTACAAAAGATGGAAAAGCAAAGTTTTTAAAGCATATTTGTGCGCTTTCAAATTCAAATCCAGAAAATAATTCTTACATCGTAATTGGTATTGAAGACGAGGAAAACAAGATTATTGGTGTAGATTTTTATGATGATAGCAAAATTCAAAATTTGGTAAATGCATATTTAAAAAATCCACCAAAAATTGAGTATGAAAATGTTCCTTTTCCAAGATTACCTCGTCATAAAGTAATTGGTTTGGTAACTATTCATCCAAATAATAAAATAACATCACTTTTAAAAAATGCTTGGAAATATAGAAAAGGAACCACTTTTTATAGACGAGGAAGCAACTCAATACCAGCAAATTCAAATTTTGAGTTACTAAACACCAACAAAGAAATTGTTGCTGCTATAGAAAAAAATGCACGTAATAATATCGAATTAACTTTAGATGGCGTTTTCGATTTTATTAATAATCACAAAACAGAATACAACCCAAAATACAAAGTTTTTAATGAACAGTTTGTGTTGTGTTGGGCAGGAGAAAAGAAAGTTTTAAATGGTGAAGAATTCTTTTCTAGAGTAGATATTGAATTGATAAACGAGCAAGTAAAACTATTTTTTTCTGCTTTAGATGATGTTCAAATTAGTTTTAATAACCATTCATTTATTGTAACAGAATTCATTTATTTAGGTCTAGAAAAGCAAGAGAAATTGTATCCGTTAGAAAAAACGATTATCAATTTTAAAAATAATGGAAAGCATGATATTATTAAAGAATTCTTGTTTCAACCACCAAAATTTGATGGAACAATAATTCAGCATATTTTTTTAAATAATAAGGCAATCATCAAAAAAATTGAAAAAGGAATTCCACTTTCTGTAACAGAACATGAAGATGTTTTACGATTACCAACCAATTCTTTAATCTGTTTTTTATATGGTTTTTTAGATGCTGCAGATCTGCTAAAAAATGCCAAAGACTACATCAAAAACTTAGATGATAAAACAACTTATATCTCTTATAAAGAGGCACTGAGAGTAATTAGAAAAGTGAAGTATGGTTAG
- a CDS encoding YgcG family protein, with product MERSDKMKIGTKILILFLTLNFLSCKGSAQEIETKESKTEVESSGTIKSTFPKPIGIINDYGKVFTELQRTELSKLLYYYDIETTRQIVIITIDSIKPYQNIQKYAVDIGNEWGIGNAEKNNGLTIVVCNPCRQIGIATGTGTELILTDEICKNVIEETIIPEFKNGDFYDGIKKGVTELIKKWK from the coding sequence ATGGAAAGAAGTGATAAAATGAAAATCGGAACTAAAATATTAATCCTATTTCTAACCTTGAATTTTCTTTCTTGTAAGGGTTCAGCACAGGAAATAGAAACTAAAGAATCAAAAACTGAAGTTGAATCTTCAGGAACGATAAAAAGTACTTTTCCTAAACCAATTGGAATTATAAACGATTATGGGAAAGTATTCACAGAATTACAGCGTACTGAATTATCGAAATTGCTTTATTACTATGATATTGAAACTACGAGACAAATCGTTATCATAACAATTGACAGCATAAAACCATATCAAAATATCCAAAAATATGCTGTTGACATAGGAAACGAATGGGGAATTGGAAATGCGGAAAAAAATAACGGATTGACAATAGTTGTATGCAATCCTTGTCGACAAATCGGAATTGCAACTGGAACAGGAACGGAACTGATTTTGACGGACGAAATCTGTAAAAACGTAATTGAAGAAACCATAATTCCCGAATTTAAAAATGGAGACTTTTATGACGGAATTAAAAAAGGTGTGACTGAATTAATAAAAAAATGGAAATAA
- a CDS encoding SRPBCC family protein — protein MPRIELQTEIKADRNIVFDLSRSIDLHKISTEQTNEEAIAGKTSGLIGIDESVTWRAKHFGIYQKLTSKITEFDKPNYFADEMVKGAFAEFKHEHHFAESNGGTLMTDFFDYKSPFGILGKLADKLFLEKYMTELLTERNRIVKEFAESDKWKEVIK, from the coding sequence ATGCCGAGAATTGAACTTCAAACTGAAATAAAAGCTGATAGAAATATCGTGTTTGACCTATCTCGAAGTATCGATTTGCACAAAATATCGACCGAACAAACTAATGAAGAAGCAATCGCTGGAAAAACAAGTGGATTAATTGGAATAGATGAAAGCGTAACTTGGCGAGCAAAACACTTTGGAATCTATCAAAAACTAACTTCCAAAATAACGGAATTTGATAAACCGAATTACTTTGCGGACGAAATGGTTAAAGGAGCATTTGCGGAATTTAAACACGAACATCACTTTGCTGAATCGAATGGTGGAACTTTGATGACCGACTTTTTCGATTATAAATCACCTTTTGGAATTTTAGGAAAGTTAGCGGACAAACTCTTTCTGGAAAAATATATGACTGAATTACTAACTGAAAGAAACCGAATTGTAAAAGAGTTTGCGGAATCTGACAAATGGAAAGAAGTGATAAAATGA
- a CDS encoding DUF1501 domain-containing protein — MKRRDFLKQTTFASGMFFVPQFLKAFENNTMKAFSNKKVVIIQLKGGNDGLNTVVPFNNDIYYQQRNNIALKQNDLFRISDEVGLHKSLKPLQDLYNKGFVSIINNVGYPNPNLSHFRATDIWQTASDSNEYLQNGWVGRYLDYTKGNPYNAIEVDESLSLMLKGKTQNGLAITDPNLFYKSMREPFFNNVIKSYSDAHLNEHNLGYLYNTMIDAKSSAKHIFEKSKTKSSSSDYPKNIFGRQLKTIAEFINSGLETQVYYAGLSGFDTHANQAGTQERLLKIYAESMEVFVNDLEKNNAFDDVIILTFSEFGRRVKQNESKGTDHGTANNVFVMGNNLKKQGLYNNLPNLGDLDKNGNLKYEIDFREIYATILDKWLQVDDVSILNKSFSKLSFV, encoded by the coding sequence ATGAAACGTAGAGATTTTTTAAAACAAACTACTTTTGCATCCGGAATGTTTTTTGTTCCGCAGTTTCTAAAAGCTTTTGAGAACAATACAATGAAAGCTTTTAGCAATAAAAAAGTAGTAATTATTCAGTTAAAAGGTGGTAATGATGGTTTAAATACTGTTGTACCTTTTAACAACGATATTTATTATCAGCAAAGAAATAATATTGCTCTAAAGCAAAACGATTTATTTAGAATTTCTGATGAAGTTGGGCTTCATAAAAGCTTAAAACCATTACAAGATTTATACAATAAAGGTTTTGTAAGTATTATAAATAATGTTGGATATCCGAACCCAAATTTGTCTCATTTTAGAGCTACAGATATTTGGCAAACTGCCAGTGATAGCAATGAATATTTGCAAAATGGTTGGGTTGGCAGATATTTAGATTACACAAAAGGAAACCCTTATAATGCCATTGAAGTTGATGAAAGTTTGTCTTTAATGCTAAAAGGAAAAACCCAAAATGGCTTGGCAATAACAGATCCTAATTTGTTTTATAAATCGATGCGCGAACCATTTTTTAATAATGTTATAAAGAGTTATTCTGATGCGCATTTAAATGAACATAATTTAGGATATTTATACAATACTATGATTGATGCAAAATCATCTGCAAAACATATTTTCGAAAAAAGTAAAACAAAATCTTCTAGTTCAGATTATCCTAAAAATATTTTTGGTAGACAGCTAAAAACGATTGCTGAGTTTATAAATTCTGGCTTAGAAACGCAAGTGTATTATGCAGGTTTAAGCGGCTTTGATACACACGCAAATCAAGCAGGAACACAAGAAAGATTATTAAAAATTTATGCAGAAAGCATGGAGGTTTTTGTAAACGATTTAGAAAAAAATAATGCTTTTGATGATGTTATTATTCTTACTTTTTCTGAGTTTGGTAGACGTGTAAAACAAAATGAATCTAAAGGTACAGATCACGGAACCGCAAATAATGTGTTTGTGATGGGAAATAACTTAAAGAAACAAGGTTTGTATAATAACTTACCAAATTTAGGAGATTTAGATAAAAATGGAAACCTAAAATACGAGATAGATTTTAGAGAAATTTATGCAACCATTTTAGATAAATGGTTGCAAGTTGATGATGTTTCTATTCTAAATAAATCTTTTTCTAAGTTGAGTTTTGTGTAA
- a CDS encoding DUF1800 family protein: MKSAHIQHLYNRVGFGITPKELVRLSKKSKKNVINELFISSDKTTLLTVDTSFLKNITPKDYKDQKQRRELQKISRKKIQEFSINWVERLKNPSEILREKMTLFWANHFVCESKNILFVENYNNALRKNALGNFGDFTKIIAKEAAMLGYLNNKQNKKKSPNENFARELMELFTLGQDNYTEQDIKESARAFTGYNHNFKGEFSFKVRNHDENEKTFFGKSGNFKGDDIIDLILEKKECAKFISEKIYTYFVNDNLNEDHINEMTAVFYKDYNIENLMRFVLLSDWFYADENIGTKIKSPIEFLIGINTIVPYTIEKSKQILLLQKLLGQVLMSPPNVAGWKTGRNWIDSNTIVTRLRLPSVLLNNAEITYSDKGDEESIDTNFDEKKLRRKAFIKTKTDWETFNENYKKSSHQELIKHVITTKLNLGTSKMLMNNMQMPKQDFCVQLMSLPEYQLC; encoded by the coding sequence ATGAAATCAGCACACATACAGCATTTATATAATAGAGTTGGTTTTGGTATTACGCCAAAAGAACTAGTGCGTTTATCAAAAAAAAGCAAGAAAAATGTGATAAACGAGTTATTTATTTCTTCGGATAAAACAACTCTTTTAACAGTTGATACTTCTTTTTTAAAGAATATAACTCCTAAAGATTATAAGGATCAAAAACAGCGAAGAGAACTACAAAAAATCAGCAGAAAAAAAATACAAGAGTTTTCTATAAATTGGGTTGAGCGTTTAAAAAATCCTAGTGAAATTTTACGTGAAAAAATGACCTTATTTTGGGCTAATCATTTTGTTTGCGAAAGTAAAAATATCTTATTTGTAGAAAATTACAACAATGCTTTGCGTAAAAATGCACTTGGAAACTTTGGCGATTTTACTAAAATTATTGCCAAAGAAGCTGCAATGCTTGGTTATTTAAACAATAAACAGAACAAGAAAAAAAGCCCTAATGAGAATTTTGCTCGTGAATTAATGGAACTTTTTACTTTGGGGCAAGACAATTATACAGAGCAAGATATTAAAGAATCTGCAAGAGCTTTTACCGGATATAATCATAATTTTAAAGGAGAATTTTCATTTAAAGTTAGAAATCATGATGAGAATGAAAAAACATTTTTTGGAAAATCTGGTAATTTTAAAGGAGATGATATTATAGATTTAATTCTAGAGAAAAAGGAATGTGCTAAATTTATATCAGAAAAAATTTATACTTATTTTGTAAATGATAACCTCAATGAAGATCATATAAACGAAATGACAGCAGTTTTCTATAAAGATTATAATATTGAAAACTTAATGCGTTTTGTGTTACTTTCAGATTGGTTTTATGCAGATGAAAATATAGGAACTAAAATAAAATCGCCAATCGAATTTTTAATAGGCATCAACACAATTGTACCTTATACGATAGAAAAATCAAAACAAATTTTATTGTTACAAAAATTATTAGGTCAGGTTTTAATGAGTCCGCCAAATGTTGCAGGTTGGAAAACTGGCAGAAATTGGATTGATAGTAATACAATTGTTACACGTTTGCGTTTACCATCGGTTTTACTAAATAATGCAGAAATTACATATTCTGATAAAGGAGATGAGGAATCTATAGATACTAATTTTGATGAAAAAAAATTACGTAGAAAAGCATTTATAAAAACAAAAACAGATTGGGAAACCTTTAATGAAAACTATAAAAAAAGTTCTCATCAAGAATTGATTAAGCATGTAATTACCACAAAATTAAATCTTGGAACATCAAAAATGTTAATGAATAATATGCAAATGCCAAAGCAAGATTTTTGTGTACAATTAATGAGTTTACCAGAATATCAACTTTGCTAA
- a CDS encoding peptidylprolyl isomerase — protein MSQVKENNTVKVNYTGKLTDGQIFDTSEGREPIQFTLGQGQIIPGFEKGLIDMEVNEKKTITIAKEEAYGEVNKALIQEVNKADLPQDMEPKVGMGLVSKTPDGQEMNLMVVEVKEETIVIDGNHPLAGKDLVFDIEVLEIS, from the coding sequence ATGAGTCAAGTTAAAGAGAACAATACAGTTAAAGTAAACTACACAGGTAAATTAACCGACGGGCAAATTTTTGATACTTCAGAAGGAAGAGAACCAATACAATTTACTTTAGGTCAAGGACAGATAATTCCTGGTTTTGAAAAAGGGTTGATTGACATGGAGGTTAACGAAAAGAAAACCATTACTATCGCCAAAGAAGAAGCTTACGGAGAAGTAAATAAAGCTTTAATTCAAGAAGTAAATAAAGCTGATCTTCCACAAGACATGGAACCAAAAGTTGGAATGGGCTTAGTGTCTAAAACTCCAGACGGACAAGAAATGAACTTAATGGTTGTTGAAGTTAAAGAAGAAACTATTGTTATTGATGGTAATCATCCTTTAGCAGGTAAAGATTTAGTTTTTGATATTGAAGTTTTAGAAATTTCATAA
- a CDS encoding aldehyde dehydrogenase family protein, which translates to MIDFGIKESLKELGIKDLNEGTSTGSNSFSNGEIIESYSPVDGKLIGKVKSTTKEDYEKVMETATKAFLSFRNMPAPQRGEIVRQFGNKLRDLKEPLGKLVSYEMGKSLQEGYGEVQEMIDICDFAVGLSRQLNGQTIPSERPGHVMREQWHPIGVVGIISAFNFPVAVWAWNTALAWICGDVCVWKASEKAPLCSIACQNIIAEILKENNLPEGISCIINGDYKVGEMMTSDIRIPLISATGSTRMGRIVGATVAQRFGKSLLELGGNNAIIITPTADLKVVVPGAVFGAIGTCGQRCTSTRRLIIHESVYDKVRDAIVGAYKQLTIGNPLDEKNHIGPLIDHDSVNTYLAAIEKAKAEGGKVLVEGGVLEGEGYESGCYVKPAIIEAENHFEIVQHETFAPILYVMKYAGEVENAIEKQNGVAQGLSSAIMTNEMKEAEKFLSFAGSDCGIANVNIGTSGAEIGGAFGGEKETGGGRESGSDAWKVYMRRQTNTINYSDELPLAQGIKFDI; encoded by the coding sequence ATGATAGACTTTGGAATTAAAGAATCTTTAAAAGAATTAGGAATAAAAGATTTAAACGAAGGAACTTCTACAGGTTCAAATAGTTTTTCTAACGGAGAAATTATTGAAAGCTATTCTCCCGTTGATGGTAAATTGATTGGAAAAGTAAAATCTACTACAAAAGAAGATTACGAAAAAGTGATGGAAACGGCAACTAAAGCTTTTTTATCTTTTAGAAACATGCCAGCTCCACAAAGAGGAGAAATTGTTCGTCAATTCGGAAATAAATTAAGAGATTTAAAAGAACCTTTAGGAAAATTAGTTTCCTATGAAATGGGAAAATCTTTGCAAGAAGGTTATGGAGAAGTACAAGAAATGATAGACATCTGTGATTTTGCTGTAGGTTTATCTCGTCAATTAAACGGACAAACAATTCCGTCTGAAAGACCAGGACATGTAATGAGAGAACAATGGCATCCAATTGGTGTCGTCGGTATAATTTCTGCATTTAATTTTCCTGTTGCAGTTTGGGCTTGGAACACTGCTTTAGCTTGGATTTGTGGCGATGTTTGTGTTTGGAAAGCATCAGAAAAAGCACCTTTATGTTCTATTGCTTGTCAAAATATTATTGCAGAAATTTTAAAAGAAAATAACTTACCAGAAGGAATTTCTTGTATTATAAATGGAGATTATAAAGTTGGTGAAATGATGACTTCTGATATTAGAATTCCGTTAATTTCAGCAACAGGATCTACAAGAATGGGAAGAATTGTTGGCGCAACAGTTGCACAACGTTTTGGAAAATCTTTACTAGAATTAGGAGGAAATAATGCAATTATTATTACACCAACTGCAGATTTAAAAGTAGTTGTACCAGGAGCAGTTTTTGGAGCTATAGGAACTTGCGGACAACGTTGTACATCTACAAGGAGATTAATTATTCATGAATCTGTGTATGATAAAGTTAGAGATGCAATTGTTGGTGCTTACAAACAATTAACTATTGGAAATCCTTTAGATGAAAAAAATCATATTGGTCCTTTAATTGATCATGATTCTGTAAATACATATTTAGCTGCTATTGAAAAAGCAAAAGCTGAAGGTGGAAAAGTTTTAGTTGAAGGTGGCGTTTTAGAAGGAGAAGGTTATGAATCTGGTTGTTATGTAAAACCTGCAATTATTGAAGCAGAAAATCATTTTGAAATTGTACAGCATGAAACTTTTGCACCAATTTTATATGTAATGAAATATGCTGGAGAAGTAGAAAATGCGATTGAAAAACAAAATGGTGTTGCACAAGGATTATCATCTGCAATTATGACAAATGAAATGAAAGAAGCAGAGAAATTCTTGTCTTTTGCTGGTTCAGATTGTGGAATTGCAAACGTAAATATTGGAACTTCTGGTGCAGAAATTGGTGGTGCTTTTGGAGGTGAAAAAGAAACTGGTGGAGGTAGAGAATCTGGTTCTGATGCTTGGAAAGTGTATATGCGTAGACAAACTAATACCATAAATTATTCTGATGAATTACCTTTAGCACAAGGAATAAAGTTTGATATTTAA
- a CDS encoding isoaspartyl peptidase/L-asparaginase family protein, producing the protein MKKIITLLSLLIVFLGCKNETKNSSEETQTNIKKNKFAIIIHGGAGTILKKNMSDEKEAAYKSKLEDAIKIGYTILKNGGTSQEAVMKTIQVMEESPLFNAGKGAVFTHEEKNELDASFMDGKTLNAGAVAGVTNVKSPIELAIKIMTDSDHVMLSGSGASEFAKEKGLEIVDPSYFYTEKRFKSLQRIKDKEKTALDHDDKKAVFYDADIKNSKFGTVGCVALDKNGNIAAGTSTGGMTNKRWGRIGDAPIIGSGTYANNKTCGVSSTGWGEYFIRSQVAYDISAQMEYQQKTLKEATKDVIQNKLTKLGGTGGVVALDKNGNMSFEFNTAGMYRASMDDKGNLILKIYKE; encoded by the coding sequence ATGAAAAAAATTATAACTCTTCTTTCCCTTTTAATTGTTTTCTTAGGATGTAAAAATGAAACTAAAAACTCATCCGAAGAAACACAAACTAATATTAAAAAAAACAAATTTGCAATTATAATTCATGGTGGAGCAGGCACAATTTTAAAGAAAAATATGTCTGATGAAAAAGAAGCAGCCTATAAATCTAAACTAGAAGATGCAATTAAGATTGGTTATACTATTTTAAAAAATGGTGGAACAAGCCAAGAAGCTGTGATGAAAACGATTCAAGTTATGGAAGAATCACCTTTGTTTAACGCTGGAAAAGGAGCTGTTTTTACACATGAAGAAAAAAATGAATTAGATGCTTCTTTTATGGATGGAAAAACATTAAATGCTGGTGCTGTTGCAGGAGTTACAAACGTAAAAAGCCCAATAGAATTAGCTATAAAAATAATGACAGATTCTGATCATGTAATGCTTTCTGGATCAGGAGCTAGTGAATTTGCCAAAGAAAAAGGACTAGAAATTGTTGATCCAAGTTATTTTTATACAGAAAAACGTTTTAAATCGCTTCAAAGAATTAAAGACAAAGAAAAAACTGCGCTTGATCATGATGATAAAAAAGCAGTTTTTTATGATGCCGACATTAAAAATAGCAAATTTGGAACAGTAGGTTGTGTAGCTTTAGATAAAAATGGAAATATTGCTGCAGGAACTTCCACAGGAGGAATGACTAACAAACGTTGGGGGAGAATTGGCGATGCACCAATTATTGGTTCTGGTACGTATGCAAATAATAAAACCTGTGGAGTTTCATCAACTGGTTGGGGAGAATATTTTATACGAAGTCAAGTTGCGTATGATATTTCTGCACAAATGGAATATCAGCAAAAAACGTTGAAAGAAGCAACAAAAGATGTTATTCAAAATAAACTTACTAAACTTGGTGGAACTGGTGGAGTTGTTGCTTTAGACAAAAATGGGAATATGTCTTTTGAGTTTAATACTGCAGGAATGTACAGAGCATCGATGGATGACAAAGGGAATTTAATACTGAAAATTTACAAAGAATAA
- a CDS encoding outer membrane beta-barrel protein produces the protein MDHNNLDKLFQEQLKNLEATPNKRVWNNIESKLKKKKRRVVPVWWFASGIAAMLLLGILLFPFSDDKDVFNKTDSDIIITESPKKEIKLKTIYKTKIDTIIQDEKSEEKILISDKQINRRPSNQQKINPKNTDIIKKLVSKKNEKEKTFFADNSNKENIDSIHKKEIIIIDNTTFFSDKKKELTKVEKESITNKVDLNKFVEKKDSLFSPKSSKEKWSIAPVFAVLNSNSFSNTSPIDKSLSNSTKGQSSYSYGLQIGYKINKKWSIQSGIHLQEMSFSNRQVTAVVTISTSSSSVAFNSGDSFSFNEISTQSSDFASSSVISRTSLSGELNQQYGYIEIPIEVKYNFLSSKKFNTEIVAGFSSLFLNKNEINLESQFLSKSGKANNLNTINFSGNLGFDFNYSLNKKWSLNLNPMLKAQLHTFSENSNGFAPFNLGIYSGIKYKF, from the coding sequence ATGGATCATAATAATTTAGATAAATTGTTTCAAGAACAGCTTAAAAATTTGGAGGCAACTCCAAATAAAAGAGTTTGGAACAATATTGAATCTAAACTTAAAAAGAAGAAGAGGAGAGTAGTTCCTGTTTGGTGGTTTGCAAGCGGAATTGCAGCAATGTTACTTTTAGGAATTTTGTTGTTTCCTTTTTCTGATGATAAAGATGTTTTTAATAAAACAGATTCAGACATTATAATTACAGAAAGCCCTAAGAAAGAAATAAAATTGAAAACTATTTATAAGACCAAAATAGATACTATAATTCAGGATGAAAAGAGTGAGGAAAAAATTCTTATTTCTGATAAACAAATAAATAGAAGACCTAGTAATCAACAAAAAATAAACCCTAAAAATACAGATATTATTAAGAAGTTAGTTAGCAAAAAAAACGAGAAAGAAAAGACTTTTTTTGCTGATAATTCTAACAAAGAAAATATAGATTCAATACATAAGAAAGAGATTATTATAATTGATAACACAACGTTTTTTTCTGATAAAAAGAAAGAACTTACTAAAGTTGAAAAAGAATCAATTACAAATAAAGTTGATTTAAACAAGTTTGTAGAAAAAAAAGATAGTCTTTTTTCACCTAAATCATCAAAAGAAAAATGGTCTATTGCACCTGTTTTTGCAGTATTAAATTCTAATTCGTTTTCTAATACATCGCCAATAGATAAAAGTTTATCAAACTCCACAAAAGGGCAAAGTTCGTATTCTTACGGTTTGCAAATCGGATATAAAATAAATAAAAAATGGAGTATTCAATCTGGAATACATTTACAAGAAATGAGTTTTTCAAATCGTCAAGTAACTGCTGTTGTCACAATTTCTACAAGTTCGTCGTCGGTTGCATTTAATAGTGGAGATTCTTTTTCTTTTAATGAAATTAGTACTCAAAGCTCAGATTTTGCTAGTAGTTCAGTAATATCTAGAACTAGTTTAAGTGGAGAGTTAAATCAACAATATGGTTATATAGAAATTCCAATTGAAGTAAAATATAATTTTTTAAGCAGTAAAAAGTTTAATACAGAAATAGTAGCAGGATTTAGTTCTTTGTTTTTAAATAAAAATGAAATTAATTTAGAGAGCCAATTTCTATCTAAATCAGGAAAAGCAAACAATTTAAATACCATTAATTTTAGTGGAAATTTAGGATTTGACTTTAATTATTCATTAAATAAAAAATGGTCTTTAAATTTAAACCCGATGTTAAAAGCTCAACTACATACGTTTAGTGAAAATTCTAATGGTTTTGCTCCTTTTAACTTAGGAATTTATTCAGGAATTAAATATAAATTTTAG
- a CDS encoding RNA polymerase sigma factor gives MRTIKLEELIKECCKQKIAAQAQVYQLFSDKLFAVCLKYSRNYQDAEDNLQDSFITIFNKIEQYKNKGSFEGWLKRITIHTALQKYREKAPLQIVKEISDEDEMEEFDIDTTIFSVDVLLNYIQQLPDRYRLIFNLYVLDNYTHKEIAEMLNISVGTSKSNLSRARKILKEQLENHQKKAQKN, from the coding sequence ATTAGAACCATCAAACTAGAAGAACTCATAAAGGAATGTTGCAAACAAAAAATTGCAGCACAAGCACAGGTTTATCAGCTTTTTTCTGATAAACTGTTTGCTGTTTGTTTAAAATATTCTCGTAATTATCAAGATGCAGAAGATAATTTACAAGATAGTTTTATCACTATTTTCAATAAAATTGAACAATATAAAAATAAAGGTTCTTTTGAAGGTTGGCTAAAACGAATTACGATACATACAGCTTTACAAAAATATAGAGAAAAAGCTCCTTTACAAATTGTAAAAGAAATTTCTGATGAGGATGAGATGGAAGAATTCGATATAGATACTACCATTTTTAGTGTGGATGTTTTGTTAAATTATATTCAGCAATTACCAGATAGATATAGATTGATTTTTAATCTATATGTTTTAGATAATTATACGCATAAAGAAATTGCAGAAATGCTAAATATCTCTGTAGGAACATCCAAATCTAACTTGTCTAGAGCTAGAAAAATTTTAAAAGAACAGTTAGAAAATCATCAGAAAAAAGCACAAAAAAATTAA